One genomic window of Mercenaria mercenaria strain notata chromosome 2, MADL_Memer_1, whole genome shotgun sequence includes the following:
- the LOC123563700 gene encoding QRFP-like peptide receptor, with translation MDYAYDDVDVDVDYSFYGLDYGNETLDYGNIPFPGEIKKVPLYEIILKSYLYAMIIFFSLVGNTLIIVVVLRHKQMRTTTNFYIVNLAVADILVTVFCTWVHLVNNLNNNNWVLGGFFCKFNTFSQVLCLVASVLSLTLIAYDRFFGIVFALKAHMTNRKARFSIGVIWLCSFAIAAPLLWFRELKERQWLDYTERWCDDTWPLETKSVPGLNYTVEYMPSRTIYFTFVSAVLYFFPMIVMTIAYSVIIRKLRSSTIPGERVNAGYEAQQKTKRKVIAMLVTIMAVFGVCWLPYQIVLLYSELRETREMLGEWYFTMQFLAGCFAYSNSALNPLIYAGFNKNFKQGLRGVWQTVRCHRNPAVMDPKTYGTYHSSTYATAL, from the exons ATGGATTACGCGTATGatgatgtagatgtagatgtagattacAGCTTTTATGGACTTGATTACGGTAATGAGACGTTGGATTATGGAAACATTCCTTTCCCCGGGGAGATAAAGAAAGTGCCCTTGTACGAGATCATTCTGAAATCCTACCTTTACGCTATGATCATTTTCTTTTCCTTGGTAGGAAACACGTTGATTATAGTGGTGGTGCTACGGCATAAACAAATGAGGACAACGACCAACTTCTACATCGTGAATCTTGCTGTCGCTGACATCCTTGTGACGGTCTTCTGTACTTGGGTCCATCTCGTAAACAATCTAAACAACAATAACTGGGTGTTGGGAGGCTTCTTCTGTAAATTCAACACATTCTCACAAG tcttATGTCTGGTAGCAAGTGTTCTGTCCTTGACCTTGATTGCTTACGACAGATTCTTCGGGATCGTTTTTGCACTGAAGGCTCACATGACGAATCGAAAAGCTCGCTTCTCCATAGGTGTTATCTGGCTGTGTTCATTTGCTATCGCTGCCCCGTTGTTATGGTTCCGAGAGCTTAAAGAACGTCAATGGCTAGACTATACAGAACGATGGTGCGATGACACGTGGCCACTGGAAACAAAATCAGTTCCAGGATTAAATTATACCGTGGAATACATGCCATCGAGGACAATATATTTCACATTCGTGTCAGCTGTCCTATATTTCTTCCCTATGATTGTGATGACAATAGCGTACTCAGTTATCATCAGAAAACTCAGATCAAGTACCATTCCTGGTGAAAGAGTGAATGCTGGTTACGAAGCACAGCAAAAGACAAAACGAAag gtgATTGCAATGTTGGTGACAATTATGGCAGTGTTCGGTGTATGTTGGTTACCCTACCAGATAGTTCTGCTCTACAGTGAGCTTCGAGAGACAAGAGAAATG ctcggGGAATGGTACTTTACGATGCAGTTTCTGGCAGGATGTTTTGCGTACTCTAACAGTGCTCTCAATCCGTTGATTTACGCAGGATTTAACAAGAATTTCAAACAAG GTTTGCGTGGGGTATGGCAGACTGTTCGTTGTCACAGAAACCCAGCAGTAATGGACCCTAAAACATATGGAACGTATCATTCGTCAACATATGCCACTGCTTTATAG